Proteins encoded in a region of the Sugiyamaella lignohabitans strain CBS 10342 chromosome B, complete sequence genome:
- the NMD3 gene encoding ribosome-binding protein NMD3 (Protein involved in nuclear export of the large ribosomal subunit; acts as a Crm1p-dependent adapter protein for export of nascent ribosomal subunits through the nuclear pore complex; GO_component: GO:0005737 - cytoplasm [Evidence IEA,IEA]; GO_component: GO:0005829 - cytosol [Evidence IDA] [PMID 10022925]; GO_component: GO:0022625 - cytosolic large ribosomal subunit [Evidence IDA] [PMID 10022925]; GO_component: GO:0005654 - nucleoplasm [Evidence IEA]; GO_component: GO:0005634 - nucleus [Evidence IEA]; GO_component: GO:0030687 - preribosome, large subunit precursor [Evidence IDA] [PMID 23212245]; GO_function: GO:0043023 - ribosomal large subunit binding [Evidence IDA] [PMID 11105761]; GO_function: GO:0043023 - ribosomal large subunit binding [Evidence IDA] [PMID 17347149]; GO_process: GO:0015031 - protein transport [Evidence IEA]; GO_process: GO:0000055 - ribosomal large subunit export from nucleus [Evidence IMP] [PMID 11086007]; GO_process: GO:0000055 - ribosomal large subunit export from nucleus [Evidence IGI] [PMID 23212245]; GO_process: GO:0006810 - transport [Evidence IEA]), whose protein sequence is MSFGFQNPVDPNQGQENQLFIHTPATVLCCNCGQPMDGTKGLVMCYDCIRLTCDITQEIPREANVNFCRNCERFLQPPSQWVAAQLESRELLALLLRRLKGLQKTRLVDARFIWTEPHSRRIKVKLTVQGEAMANVIIQQSLEVEYVVIATQCPDCAKQFTVNTWRAAVQIRQKVTHKRTFFYLEQLILKHNAHMDTVSIKESRDGIDFYYQHKNHAVKMLDFLSAVSPMKYKRSEELISQDTHTGKSSYKFTFSVELVPICRDDLVIIPRKIAQSMGNISQVVICSRVTNSVQFLDPNTLQKADISSAVYWREPFLSLSEGSQLIEFIVLDIEPLGPTRGKYALADVVVARTVDLGQNTQTFTIRTHLGGLLHPGDHALGYYLVNANFNNAHWDELSRRSETPDVVLVKKFYPKRTKSSKRNWKLRRMAKEYNEQEDGSRIAQAEFERVERDYEMFLQELEEDEELRSTVNLYKKPNSQQQAQTKVRDVNMGDADGTDRISNSDNSDDEGADEGPTINVDELLDDLEGMTLEDSEMN, encoded by the coding sequence ATGAGTTTTGGTTTTCAAAATCCAGTTGACCCTAATCAGGGTCAAGAAAACCAACTCTTCATTCACACCCCAGCCACTGTACTATGTTGTAACTGTGGCCAACCTATGGATGGTACTAAGGGACTTGTTATGTGCTATGACTGTATTAGACTAACTTGTGACATTACTCAAGAAATTCCAAGAGAAGCAAATGTCAACTTTTGTAGAAATTGCGAACGATTCTTGCAACCACCTAGTCAATGGGTGGCTGCTCAGCTCGAGTCAAGAGAACTATTAGCATTACTACTACGTCGTCTGAAAGGTCTTCAAAAAACCCGTCTGGTGGATGCGAGATTCATTTGGACTGAACCCCACTCTAGACGTATCAAAGTGAAACTCACTGTTCAAGGTGAAGCTATGGCGAATGTTATCATTCAGCAAAGTTTAGAAGTTGAGTATGTTGTCATCGCAACACAATGTCCCGACTGTGCTAAGCAGTTCACTGTCAATACATGGAGGGCTGCAGTTCAAATTCGCCAGAAAGTTACACATAAACGTACGTTCTTCTATTTGGAACAGCTAATTTTAAAGCACAATGCACATATGGATACAGTATCCATAAAAGAATCACGAGATGGCATCgatttttattatcaacaCAAAAATCATGCTGTGAAGATGTTAGACTTTCTAAGTGCAGTGAGCCCGATGAAATATAAGAGATCGGAGGAACTTATTTCCCAAGACACCCATACAGGTAAAAGTTCTTATAAGTTCACTTTTTCGGTTGAGTTGGTACCAATTTGTAGGGATGACCTTGTCATCATTCCACGAAAGATTGCTCAGTCTATGGGAAACATATCCCAAGTGGTCATTTGTTCTAGAGTTACAAATTCAGTGCAGTTCCTTGATCCAAATACTCTTCAAAAAGCTGATATTAGTTCTGCTGTGTATTGGCGGGAGCCGTTCCTTAGCTTATCTGAAGGTTCACAGTTAATCGAGTTTATTGTACTGGATATCGAACCTCTTGGTCCTACTCGCGGCAAATATGCGTTGGCCGACGTTGTTGTCGCTAGGACTGTTGATTTGGGTCAAAATACGCAAACATTTACTATCCGAACTCATCTGGGTGGCCTATTACACCCTGGTGATCATGCTTTAGGTTACTATTTGGTCAATGCTAACTTCAACAATGCCCATTGGGACGAACTCAGTAGGAGATCTGAAACACCAGATGTTGTGCTGGTTAAAAAATTCTATCCTAAGAGAACAAAGTCGTCAAAGAGGAACTGGAAGCTCCGTCGTATGGCAAAGGAGTACAATGAGCAGGAAGATGGTTCAAGAATCGCTCAAGCCGAATTTGAACGTGTGGAAAGGGATTATGAGATGTTCTTGCAAGAgctcgaagaagatgaagaactGCGTTCTACAGTTAACTTGTATAAAAAGCCGAATTCACAACAGCAGGCCCAAACAAAGGTGCGGGATGTTAACATGGGCGATGCTGACGGTACTGATAGAATTAGCAATTCTGATAatagtgatgatgagggAGCTGATGAAGGACCCACAATTAATGTTGACGAACTATTGGATGATTTGGAAGGCATGACATTGGAAGATTCAGAGATGAATTAA
- the DRN1 gene encoding Drn1p (Splicing factor that modulates turnover of branched RNAs by Dbr1p; interacts with spliceosomal components and branched RNA splicing products; enhances Dbr1p debranching in vitro; conserved protein with domain organization identical from yeast to human; N-terminal homology to Dbr1p N-terminus, but Dbr1p catalytic residues not conserved; relocalizes to the cytosol in response to hypoxia; GO_component: GO:0005829 - cytosol [Evidence IDA] [PMID 22932476]; GO_component: GO:0005634 - nucleus [Evidence IEA,IEA]; GO_component: GO:0005634 - nucleus [Evidence IDA] [PMID 14562095]; GO_component: GO:0005634 - nucleus [Evidence IDA] [PMID 22932476]; GO_function: GO:0003824 - catalytic activity [Evidence IEA]; GO_function: GO:0008047 - enzyme activator activity [Evidence IDA] [PMID 24919400]; GO_process: GO:0000398 - mRNA splicing, via spliceosome [Evidence IMP] [PMID 24919400]; GO_process: GO:0008152 - metabolic process [Evidence IEA]), whose translation MYLGPGEKIATAGGLSISSYGKKSYSDSDAEGLVDILFGSDWPLDITRLTEGFPGSTRVNYESYAKGIAQKLKPRYHFVSNPRYNVFWERQPFSWEEVDNSQSRVTRFISLADFQTKDQKWFYAFKIDVTIDRTALTPANSTTNPYSVTSPPKRPMGEFDNIWDENNPERLSIDRESDKTRSKKKRKTAQIMSVNPESCFFCLSNPKIDRALISSIGEEFYLALAKGPLISGQTKSQLGCPGHVLIIPMSHVPTYKSLTFGGDSHKFILEKKKYEIALKQMYSEHGLYYVSFEINRKNGVHVHTQVIPVPENRVPLIESTFKEEGRKLGIHLKNREVHDEEEEYFKLTLPDSSTLVASIGTRNRFDLQFGRRVMAIILGIEEQSDWRQCFQTESEEQTDCFEFKKRFKTFDFTL comes from the coding sequence ATGTATCTTGGCCCTGGTGAGAAGATTGCAACAGCAGGCGGACTTTCTATTTCAAGTTATGGAAAAAAATCCTACAGTGACAGTGATGCTGAGGGTCTAGTGGATATCTTATTTGGCTCGGATTGGCCACTTGATATTACTCGATTAACAGAGGGATTCCCTGGATCTACAAGAGTCAACTACGAATCGTACGCTAAGGGTATTGCACAGAAATTAAAACCAAGGTATCACTTTGTATCTAATCCCCGGTACAATGTTTTTTGGGAACGACAACCGTTTTCCTGGGAAGAGGTGGACAACAGTCAGAGCAGGGTTACAAGATTTATAAGTTTAGCTGATTTCCAAACAAAAGATCAAAAATGGTTCTACGCATTCAAAATCGATGTCACTATTGATAGGACCGCCTTAACACCAGCTAATTCCACGACCAACCCATACTCGGTAACCTCTCCACCTAAAAGACCAATGGGGGAGTTTGATAATATTTGGGATGAGAACAACCCAGAACGTCTGAGCATTGATAGAGAGTCTGATAAAACAAGaagcaaaaagaagagaaagacAGCACAGATAATGTCTGTCAATCCGGAGAGCtgctttttttgtttgtcgAATCCTAAGATTGATAGAGCTTTAATATCCTCCATTGGAGAAGAATTCTATTTGGCGCTTGCCAAGGGACCATTGATATCTGGTCAGACAAAATCCCAGTTAGGATGCCCAGGACATGTATTAATTATCCCTATGTCACATGTTCCTACATACAAATCATTGACATTTGGCGGAGATTCACACAAATTTATTCtcgaaaaaaagaaatatgaAATTGCATTGAAGCAGATGTACTCCGAACATGGATTATATTatgtttcttttgaaatCAATCGAAAAAACGGTGTACATGTTCATACTCAGGTGATTCCTGTGCCAGAGAACCGAGTTCCTTTAATCGAGTCAACgttcaaagaagaaggtcgTAAGCTCGGTATTCATCTTAAGAACCGTGAAGTCCATgacgaggaagaggagTATTTCAAACTCACTCTGCCAGATTCCTCTACTCTTGTTGCATCCATCGGCACTCGGAACAGATTTGATTTGCAATTTGGCAGACGTGTAATGGCCATAATCTTAGGAATTGAGGAACAGAGTGACTGGCGACAGTGTTTCCAGACAGAGAGTGAAGAGCAGACTGATTGTTTCGAGTTcaaaaaaagattcaaGACGTTCGATTTTACATTATAG
- the GCN4 gene encoding amino acid starvation-responsive transcription factor GCN4 codes for MGLLSDVNRDNTPALLCDEFLIFPDDNDNTFVTCSAPVSCEESPSSCSPVTLVAPSSTSTFVASEFSTPDMVNPVVNSIPRMLDQNAKLLASTMFDIDEKSASAESEWSPLFDTSDKTSPLPESQSGSKPWSPLFKPADITSPVPKIEVSFTCEKRSAIVMAGDDDSFELSHKRMKISSSSDVKPIIVKNPSDPASVRRARNTEAARRSRAKKNARIDHLEAIVAELQSRNSMLEAENNVLRRLQNLPPSSNI; via the coding sequence ATGGGTTTGTTGTCAGATGTTAATCGTGACAATACACCCGCTCTTTTGTGTGATGAATTCCTTATTTTCCctgatgataatgataatacCTTTGTGACTTGCTCAGCTCCAGTTAGTTGTGAAGAGTCCCCGTCATCTTGTTCCCCTGTTACTCTTGTTGCTCCGTCCAGTACATCTACTTTTGTTGCTTCTGAATTCTCAACTCCAGATATGGTTAATCCTGTCGTCAACAGCATTCCTCGTATGTTAGATCAAAATGCGAAGTTGTTGGCGTCAACCatgtttgatattgatgagaaATCTGCTTCTGCGGAGTCTGAATGGTCTCCGTTATTCGATACTTCTGACAAAACCTCTCCTTTGCCCGAATCTCAGTCGGGTTCAAAGCCATGGTCTCCATTATTTAAGCCTGCTGATATTACTTCTCCAGTTCCAAAGATTGAGGTGAGTTTCACTTGTGAGAAACGTAGTGCCATTGTCATGGCTGGCGATGACGACTCTTTTGAGTTGTCTCATAAACGGATGAAGATTAGCAGTTCCTCTGATGTGAAGCCGATCATTGTAAAGAACCCTAGTGACCCTGCCAGTGTTAGAAGGGCTCGTAACACGGAGGCCGCCAGACGCTCTCGtgccaagaaaaatgcTCGTATTGACCATTTGGAAGCCATTGTTGCTGAGTTACAATCGAGAAATTCGATGCTTGAAGCTGAAAATAATGTTCTGCGCCGGCTACAGAACCTTCCACCCAGCTCAAATATCTAG
- the TDH1 gene encoding glyceraldehyde-3-phosphate dehydrogenase (phosphorylating) TDH1 (Glyceraldehyde-3-phosphate dehydrogenase (GAPDH), isozyme 1; involved in glycolysis and gluconeogenesis; tetramer that catalyzes the reaction of glyceraldehyde-3-phosphate to 1,3 bis-phosphoglycerate; detected in the cytoplasm and cell wall; protein abundance increases in response to DNA replication stress; GAPDH-derived antimicrobial peptides secreted by S. cerevisiae are active against a wide variety of wine-related yeasts and bateria; GO_component: GO:0005737 - cytoplasm [Evidence IEA,IEA]; GO_component: GO:0005737 - cytoplasm [Evidence IDA] [PMID 11158358]; GO_component: GO:0009277 - fungal-type cell wall [Evidence IDA] [PMID 11158358]; GO_component: GO:0005811 - lipid particle [Evidence IDA] [PMID 10515935]; GO_component: GO:0005739 - mitochondrion [Evidence IDA,IPI] [PMID 16962558]; GO_component: GO:0005886 - plasma membrane [Evidence IDA] [PMID 16622836]; GO_function: GO:0051287 - NAD binding [Evidence IEA]; GO_function: GO:0050661 - NADP binding [Evidence IEA]; GO_function: GO:0004365 - glyceraldehyde-3-phosphate dehydrogenase (NAD+) (phosphorylating) activity [Evidence IEA]; GO_function: GO:0004365 - glyceraldehyde-3-phosphate dehydrogenase (NAD+) (phosphorylating) activity [Evidence IDA] [PMID 3905788]; GO_function: GO:0016491 - oxidoreductase activity [Evidence IEA]; GO_function: GO:0016620 - oxidoreductase activity, acting on the aldehyde or oxo group of donors, NAD or NADP as acceptor [Evidence IEA]; GO_process: GO:0006094 - gluconeogenesis [Evidence IEP] [PMID 3905788]; GO_process: GO:0006006 - glucose metabolic process [Evidence IEA]; GO_process: GO:0006096 - glycolytic process [Evidence IEA,IEA]; GO_process: GO:0006096 - glycolytic process [Evidence IEP] [PMID 3905788]; GO_process: GO:0055114 - oxidation-reduction process [Evidence IEA,IEA]) has product MSVKIGINGFGRIGRLVLRCAVERDDVQVVAINAPGIAADYAAYTFKYDSTHGKFKGEVLDRDGMLIINGKEIYLLSERDPSKLAWHKSGGAEYIVESTGKFTTLDTASVHLHNGVKRVVISAPSKDAPMYVVGVNHREFTPDQKVISNASCTTNGLAPLAKVIHDNFGILEGLMTTVHSMTNSQNVIDGHATRDWRGGRGAGNIIPTSTGAAKALGSIIPDLKGKVTGMSLRVPTSDVSVVDLTVKLATETSYDEIKQVIKAATKSGDLKGVLDYTEDALISADLVGDYHSSIFDAEAGILLNPTFVKLITWYDNELGYSARVVDLIAHIADVDRQIAEGTYRGKTVNEPR; this is encoded by the coding sequence ATGTCTGTCAAAATTGGGATAAACGGTTTTGGTCGCATTGGTCGATTAGTCCTAAGATGCGCCGTCGAGCGAGATGATGTCCAGGTAGTCGCTATCAATGCACCGGGCATCGCTGCCGACTATGCTGCGTATACATTTAAATACGACTCGACCCATGGCAAATTCAAAGGAGAGGTGCTCGACAGAGATGGTatgctaataataaatgGCAAagaaatttatttactCAGTGAGAGGGATCCATCGAAATTAGCATGGCACAAGTCCGGCGGTGCCGAATACATTGTCGAAAGCACAGGGAAATTCACTACTCTTGATACAGCCTCAGTCCATTTGCACAATGGCGTCAAGAGGGTGGTAATCTCAGCTCCTTCTAAAGATGCTCCTATGTATGTTGTTGGAGTTAACCACCGGGAGTTCACTCCAGACCAAAAAGTAATTTCCAATGCTTCTTGTACCACTAATGGACTTGCTCCATTAGCAAAAGTTATCCATGATAACTTTGGCATCCTTGAGGGGCTCATGACAACGGTGCACTCGATGACAAATTCTCAAAATGTTATTGACGGTCATGCCACAAGAGATTGGAGAGGAGGACGGGGAGCAGGAAACATTATCCCAACATCTACAGGAGCAGCCAAGGCTCTCGGATCGATTATCCCCGACCTGAAAGGTAAAGTTACTGGTATGTCTTTGAGAGTCCCCACTTCAGATGTATCTGTTGTTGATCTGACTGTTAAATTGGCAACCGAAACTAGTTATGACGAGATAAAACAAGTAATAAAGGCGGCTACCAAGTCTGGTGATCTTAAAGGGGTGCTAGATTACACAGAGGACGCTTTAATATCTGCCGATTTAGTCGGCGACTACCATTCGTCAATTTTTGATGCTGAGGCTGGAATACTATTAAATCCTACCTTTGTTAAACTTATCACATGGTACGATAATGAGTTGGGATACAGTGCAAGAGTCGTTGATTTAATTGCTCATATCGCCGACGTTGACCGCCAGATCGCTGAGGGAACTTACCGAGGGAAAACTGTTAATGAGCCTCGATAG
- the FRE2 gene encoding Fre2p (Ferric reductase and cupric reductase; reduces siderophore-bound iron and oxidized copper prior to uptake by transporters; expression induced by low iron levels but not by low copper levels; GO_component: GO:0016021 - integral component of membrane [Evidence IEA]; GO_component: GO:0016021 - integral component of membrane [Evidence ISM] [PMID 12192589]; GO_component: GO:0016020 - membrane [Evidence IEA]; GO_component: GO:0005886 - plasma membrane [Evidence IEA,IEA]; GO_component: GO:0005886 - plasma membrane [Evidence IDA] [PMID 8164662]; GO_function: GO:0052851 - ferric-chelate reductase (NADPH) activity [Evidence IEA]; GO_function: GO:0000293 - ferric-chelate reductase activity [Evidence IDA] [PMID 8164662]; GO_function: GO:0046872 - metal ion binding [Evidence IEA]; GO_function: GO:0016491 - oxidoreductase activity [Evidence IEA,IEA]; GO_process: GO:0015677 - copper ion import [Evidence IDA] [PMID 9153234]; GO_process: GO:0006825 - copper ion transport [Evidence IEA]; GO_process: GO:0006811 - ion transport [Evidence IEA]; GO_process: GO:0055072 - iron ion homeostasis [Evidence IEA]; GO_process: GO:0006826 - iron ion transport [Evidence IDA] [PMID 8164662]; GO_process: GO:0055114 - oxidation-reduction process [Evidence IEA,IEA]), with translation MFYISSWQDGWMVWGVAAGILMFFASLQAVHFFRSRGYETFLFIHIILAAVIVPAIYFHVKVQIKGIQYVYAMMAIWAFDYLARFLRIIVSGITSKADVRVVSGDILEFKIAYSRWWKYYPGSYAFIHILLPLQNSWQSHPFSLVSSPLKEDEGKVIIFARIKEGITKSMSEYILRQPSNMLRTIPVLLDGPYGDRHHLHHYNTLILVAGGIGITGVYPYAAELVKSPERKQNILFIWTTSDDSFSQWFGDYIAHLTSDERIQQHIYLTSERHEHEEQDVPTQFFSIEKGERPGKTTPSTPEIEYQLGPTSFGPANGLSRKSSVISASLSLVEHRGNTWVHERATRNHSRPDLKDLVANEISKARGSLAFVVCGPGPLNDVMRCSVADNIQSANARIDYYEEAFCW, from the coding sequence ATGTTTTATATTTCCTCTTGGCAGGATGGATGGATGGTCTGGGGAGTCGCAGCTGGAATTTTGATGTTTTTTGCATCGCTTCAAGCTGTGCATTTTTTTCGATCCCGTGGTTATGAGACGTTTTTGTTCATTCACATAATTTTGGCGGCCGTCATAGTACCTGCCATATATTTTCATGTCAAGGTTCAAATTAAAGGCATCCAGTACGTATACGCTATGATGGCAATTTGGGCATTTGATTATTTGGCAAGATTTCTTAGAATTATAGTTTCCGGCATCACGTCTAAAGCTGATGTGAGAGTCGTTTCGGGGGATATCTTGGAATTTAAAATTGCTTACTCTAGGTGGTGGAAATATTATCCTGGGTCATATGCGTTCATTCATATactgctgcctcttcaaaATTCCTGGCAATCTCACCCATTTTCTTTGGTTTCGTCACCGTTAAAAGAGGATGAAGGTAAAGTTATAATTTTTGCGAGAATCAAAGAGGGCATAACCAAATCAATGAGCGAATACATTCTGCGCCAGCCTTCAAATATGCTCCGTACCATACCAGTATTGCTGGATGGACCATACGGAGACCGCCATCATTTGCACCATTACAATACGTTAATTCTGGTTGCCGGTGGAATTGGAATTACTGGGGTCTACCCCTATGCTGCTGAGTTAGTGAAATCGCCGGAACGAAAACAGAatatcctcttcatctggaCTACTTCAGATGATAGTTTCTCTCAATGGTTTGGCGACTATATAGCACACCTGACGTCGGACGAAAGGATTCAGCAGCATATCTACCTTACCTCCGAAAGACATGAACATGAAGAACAGGATGTCCCAACACAGTTCTTTTCGATAGAAAAAGGGGAACGTCCTGGAAAAACTACTCCAAGTACTCCTGAGATTGAATATCAACTAGGACCCACTTCTTTCGGCCCAGCGAATGGGTTGTCAAGGAAATCCTCAGTAATTTCAGCCAGTCTGAGTCTAGTGGAGCATAGAGGCAACACATGGGTTCATGAGCGAGCTACAAGAAACCACAGCCGCCCCGATCTAAAGGACTTGGTTGCTAACGAAATATCCAAAGCTCGAGGTTCCCTCGCTTTCGTGGTTTGTGGACCGGGCCCCCTAAATGACGTTATGAGATGCTCAGTTGCTGACAATATTCAATCTGCTAATGCACGTATCGACTATTATGAAGAAGCATTTTGCTGGTAG